One window of Thalassovita mediterranea genomic DNA carries:
- a CDS encoding arginine N-succinyltransferase, which produces MTAPYVMRPARRDDFDALMTLAEESGPGFTSLPVHEGIIRERLEKSEKSFAGEIDQPQYGKYLMMMVNHETGEIGGCSAVKAGTGIDQPFFNYRVITLAQASQAADRRHNMDALILTNEFVGFTEVGTLFLRSAHRGGGAGRLAAQSRYLLMASYPERFGDMVLAELRGVVDAKGETPFWDAIGQHFFRMSFSEADILSAVSDNQFILDLMPKYPIYVDLLPPEAREVIGRCHSDGVGALKLLEWEGFRFERTVDIFDGGPLVAAPRKLIRTIRESRIVTLIEGEASGESGIVSNDHFNDIRVSLIEGESRGENEFVTSKAVLDRLKLQSGSTARLWLRS; this is translated from the coding sequence ATGACAGCCCCATACGTCATGCGGCCAGCGCGGCGGGACGATTTCGACGCGCTGATGACGCTGGCTGAAGAATCGGGACCGGGCTTTACCAGCCTGCCTGTGCATGAAGGCATTATCCGCGAACGGCTGGAGAAATCCGAGAAGTCCTTCGCGGGCGAAATCGATCAGCCGCAATACGGCAAGTATCTCATGATGATGGTCAATCATGAGACCGGCGAAATTGGTGGGTGCAGCGCTGTGAAGGCAGGGACGGGTATCGACCAGCCCTTTTTCAACTATCGCGTGATCACGCTCGCGCAGGCAAGCCAGGCCGCTGACCGGCGTCACAATATGGACGCGCTGATTCTGACCAATGAGTTTGTCGGCTTCACCGAGGTCGGCACGCTGTTTCTGCGGTCTGCCCATCGCGGCGGCGGGGCAGGGCGGCTGGCAGCCCAGTCGCGCTATCTCCTCATGGCCTCCTATCCTGAACGCTTCGGCGACATGGTGCTGGCAGAACTGCGCGGTGTGGTCGACGCCAAGGGCGAGACCCCATTCTGGGATGCGATCGGCCAGCACTTCTTCCGCATGAGCTTCAGTGAGGCCGACATTCTGTCTGCCGTCTCGGACAATCAGTTCATCCTCGACCTGATGCCGAAATATCCGATCTATGTGGACCTTCTGCCGCCAGAGGCACGTGAAGTTATTGGCCGCTGTCACTCCGACGGTGTCGGCGCGCTCAAGCTGCTCGAATGGGAAGGTTTCCGGTTTGAGCGGACGGTGGATATCTTCGATGGTGGCCCACTGGTCGCCGCGCCACGTAAACTCATCCGCACCATCCGCGAGAGCCGCATCGTGACCCTCATCGAAGGTGAGGCGAGCGGTGAGAGCGGTATTGTATCGAATGACCACTTCAACGATATCCGGGTCAGCCTCATCGAAGGGGAAAGTCGCGGCGAGAATGAGTTCGTGACATCGAAGGCGGTTCTGGACCGCCTGAAGCTGCAATCAGGCAGCACAGCAAGACTTTGGCTAAGGAGCTAG
- a CDS encoding hydrolase, with the protein MTDLGKKNSEDEAVCERIAAAENEMASRMLDWAAINTGSWNAGGLKTLAPKLADAFSALDAEVKLEKSQPFEKVDERGEAVDFETGPILRVTSRPKAPVQVVMSGHYDTVFPPGTFTEIKDLGEGRKNGPGLADMKGGLSVMLGALQAFEAGPLKDKLGYQIVISPDEEIGNFASAGALKEAASSGALVGMTYEPCMETGAMSGGRKGSAVFDIVLHGRSAHAGRSKEDGRSALEAAAHAVVDLEALNGRREGVSFNVGAIDGGGAVNIVPDLAIVRFGARAPDADAAQWATWEVERIFREATARDGITGHLHGGFYRPPKPRNDAQQALFDAVAQTGSALGLELTFEDTGGVCEGNNIFAAGVPNVDTLGVMGGRIHSSEEYVVMSSLVERAQLSALLLNRFADGRIDAAKIKALME; encoded by the coding sequence ATGACTGATCTAGGCAAGAAAAATTCTGAAGACGAAGCCGTCTGCGAACGAATTGCGGCGGCCGAAAACGAGATGGCGTCCCGCATGCTCGACTGGGCGGCGATCAACACCGGAAGCTGGAATGCAGGCGGGTTGAAGACGCTGGCGCCGAAGCTGGCTGATGCCTTTTCCGCGCTCGATGCAGAGGTGAAGCTGGAAAAATCCCAGCCTTTTGAAAAGGTGGATGAGAGGGGCGAAGCTGTCGACTTCGAGACAGGTCCGATTCTCCGCGTGACCTCGCGGCCAAAGGCCCCTGTGCAGGTCGTGATGAGCGGGCACTACGACACGGTTTTCCCGCCGGGCACGTTCACCGAGATCAAGGACCTTGGTGAGGGCCGCAAGAATGGCCCCGGCCTCGCCGATATGAAGGGCGGATTGTCCGTCATGCTTGGCGCACTGCAGGCGTTTGAGGCGGGTCCGCTAAAGGACAAGCTCGGCTACCAGATCGTGATTTCGCCAGACGAAGAGATTGGTAATTTCGCAAGCGCTGGCGCCCTGAAAGAGGCGGCGTCGTCCGGCGCTCTGGTCGGCATGACATATGAGCCGTGCATGGAAACGGGGGCCATGTCGGGTGGGCGCAAGGGGTCTGCCGTTTTCGACATCGTCCTGCACGGGCGCTCTGCCCATGCTGGCCGCTCCAAGGAAGACGGCCGCAGCGCACTTGAAGCGGCAGCGCACGCCGTTGTCGATCTTGAAGCCCTCAACGGGCGGCGCGAAGGCGTTTCTTTCAATGTCGGCGCAATCGATGGCGGCGGCGCGGTCAATATCGTGCCGGACCTTGCTATTGTGCGCTTCGGCGCGCGGGCACCGGACGCTGATGCAGCGCAGTGGGCAACCTGGGAGGTCGAGCGGATCTTCCGGGAAGCGACAGCTCGCGACGGCATTACAGGCCATCTGCATGGTGGTTTCTACCGTCCTCCAAAGCCGCGTAATGATGCGCAGCAGGCTCTCTTTGATGCGGTCGCGCAAACCGGGTCGGCGCTTGGACTGGAGCTGACCTTTGAGGACACGGGCGGCGTCTGCGAAGGCAATAATATCTTCGCGGCAGGCGTCCCGAACGTCGATACGCTTGGCGTCATGGGCGGGCGCATCCATTCCAGCGAGGAATATGTCGTCATGTCCAGCCTGGTGGAGCGGGCTCAGCTTTCGGCGCTGCTCCTCAACAGGTTTGCTGATGGCCGCATCGATGCGGCGAAGATAAAGGCGCTGATGGAATGA
- a CDS encoding DUF481 domain-containing protein yields MRRLFGFAALAGLSLAPAAAADDGWTGEGSFSAGYTTGNTETADLGLGVKLNRELGFWTYSGEASVEYGETDSVETRNRIFLAGEVDRQLGDKLFAFARTSYEKDEFSGFDSRVFVGGGLGYQVIENEATNWSVQGGPGIKIDEVQATTTVRNGVPVIVPASTEQSLSVVGRSEFSHKFNEAVSFSNNSDVIYASESTQFVNVTALTAALTDAFSARFSFDVRHDTNPPPGFEATDTVTRASLVYAFGG; encoded by the coding sequence GTGAGACGACTTTTTGGGTTCGCCGCCCTTGCCGGCCTTTCCCTCGCCCCCGCCGCTGCAGCAGATGACGGCTGGACAGGTGAAGGCTCTTTCTCGGCCGGGTACACGACCGGTAATACCGAGACGGCTGATCTTGGGCTCGGCGTAAAGCTGAACCGGGAACTCGGCTTCTGGACCTATAGCGGCGAAGCCTCGGTCGAATATGGCGAAACCGACTCTGTCGAAACCCGCAACCGTATCTTCCTTGCCGGCGAAGTGGACCGCCAGCTCGGCGACAAGCTCTTCGCTTTTGCCCGCACCTCCTATGAGAAGGACGAATTCTCCGGTTTCGATTCGCGCGTGTTTGTAGGCGGCGGCCTCGGCTACCAGGTCATCGAGAACGAGGCGACGAACTGGTCGGTTCAGGGTGGTCCCGGTATCAAGATTGACGAAGTTCAGGCCACCACGACTGTTCGCAATGGCGTGCCGGTCATCGTTCCAGCCTCGACTGAGCAGTCGCTGTCCGTCGTCGGGCGCTCTGAATTCTCGCACAAATTCAATGAGGCGGTGAGCTTCTCGAACAATTCCGACGTGATCTATGCGAGCGAGTCGACGCAATTCGTGAACGTCACCGCGCTGACCGCCGCACTGACAGATGCCTTCTCGGCGCGCTTTTCATTCGATGTGCGCCATGACACGAATCCGCCGCCTGGATTTGAGGCGACGGATACGGTCACGCGCGCATCGCTGGTTTATGCGTTCGGCGGATAG
- a CDS encoding cystathionine gamma-synthase family protein, whose translation MSKPDKHYRKRKIGEHKLKPESLVMGYGFDPAMSENSIKPPIFMTSTFAFKSARDGEALFRQLAGKRLADDPEEADLIYTRFNNPNMEVLEDRLTLYDAGEMALVFSSGMGAITTALLACAGAGTTILHSSPLYGGTEVFMRSFMPDFGVTPFEMDAWASEEKILERAREAAKTGPLSVIFTESPANPTNALVDIAACKRVADTIEKETGHRPIIMCDNTMMGPIGHLPIKHGADIALYSLTKYIGGHSDLVGGAAIGSEAVIAKIRRVRNYLGTTLDAHTCWLLTRSLETVRMRMEKAFDNARICAEFLRDHPKIGKVMYPAFLEEGDPQRKVFDEQCEAAGSTFSFDVKGGKEAAFRLLDNLQLVKLAVSLGGTESLMCHPGSTTHSGVDEEIRKRIGFTDGLIRFSVGVEAPEDLLVDLEQALEKV comes from the coding sequence ATGAGCAAGCCAGACAAACATTATCGCAAGCGCAAGATTGGTGAGCACAAGCTGAAACCGGAATCCCTCGTCATGGGCTACGGCTTTGATCCGGCCATGTCGGAGAACTCGATCAAGCCGCCAATCTTCATGACGTCGACCTTCGCCTTCAAATCGGCCCGCGATGGCGAAGCGCTGTTCCGCCAGCTGGCTGGCAAGCGCCTCGCAGATGACCCGGAAGAAGCCGACCTCATCTATACGCGCTTCAACAATCCGAACATGGAAGTGCTCGAAGACCGTCTCACGCTTTATGATGCCGGTGAGATGGCACTGGTCTTCTCATCAGGCATGGGCGCGATCACGACGGCGCTGCTCGCCTGCGCCGGGGCAGGGACCACCATCCTTCACTCCAGCCCACTCTATGGCGGTACCGAGGTCTTCATGCGCAGCTTCATGCCGGACTTTGGCGTGACGCCGTTCGAGATGGATGCCTGGGCCAGTGAGGAAAAGATCCTTGAGCGGGCGCGCGAGGCAGCCAAGACCGGCCCGCTGAGCGTCATCTTCACCGAATCGCCGGCCAACCCGACCAATGCGCTGGTTGATATCGCGGCCTGCAAGCGCGTCGCTGACACGATCGAGAAGGAAACTGGGCATCGCCCGATCATCATGTGTGACAACACGATGATGGGCCCGATTGGCCACCTGCCGATCAAGCATGGCGCTGATATCGCGCTCTACTCGCTCACCAAATATATCGGCGGTCACTCCGATCTGGTCGGCGGCGCAGCGATCGGCAGCGAAGCCGTGATCGCCAAGATCCGCCGCGTCCGTAACTATCTCGGCACGACGCTGGATGCCCACACTTGCTGGCTGCTGACCCGCTCGCTGGAGACGGTGCGCATGCGTATGGAAAAGGCGTTCGACAATGCCCGCATCTGCGCCGAATTCCTTCGCGACCATCCGAAGATCGGGAAGGTGATGTACCCAGCCTTCCTCGAAGAAGGTGACCCGCAGCGCAAGGTGTTCGACGAACAGTGCGAGGCGGCCGGTTCAACCTTCTCGTTCGATGTAAAAGGCGGCAAGGAAGCGGCTTTCCGGCTCCTCGACAACCTGCAGCTCGTGAAGCTGGCAGTTAGCCTTGGCGGTACGGAAAGCCTGATGTGCCACCCGGGGTCGACGACGCATTCAGGCGTCGATGAAGAGATCCGCAAGCGGATCGGTTTCACCGACGGCCTGATCCGCTTCTCGGTGGGCGTCGAGGCACCAGAAGATCTTCTGGTCGACCTCGAACAGGCCCTGGAGAAAGTCTAG
- a CDS encoding tetratricopeptide repeat protein, which translates to MGFKTVLKSAVIVGAMSVMGAGAAMAQGANCEATEFSSTTGELYLKAETELLQNDNPQAALSALNQLRNQELNCYEQGAILKLGAAIKIEAGDYAGAVRDLEQAINQGYIPASERKNTYYNIFQIYLSQNNLEKALEYSQKWTQAGGTPDRDGKWQLAVVNQKLGRNQEALRWAEEVFRTDGPNAERQVYDFLIFLYDETGQRAKKAELLETLLARNPNERRLWDAIAGDYFAGEQERKAFEVQKAMYLGGILTKEDEIMRIVNFYNRFNAPYQAAQVLEKEMNAGRVSKTYERMELLANLYQVAREFDRAIPVIEEAARMNNSGAMYERLGRSYAELQEWAEAEEALTRALNTGGVQDRGLAWVLIGQSRYERGDRAGAREAFSNANNRGGRGWLDFMRSEEQTEAALVRFEAQSLVQDTENEKRRCEQLAVLGEGNAPEACSTVDERLAEARAEFQRISGS; encoded by the coding sequence ATGGGATTCAAGACCGTACTGAAAAGCGCAGTCATTGTTGGCGCGATGTCTGTCATGGGCGCCGGCGCCGCAATGGCCCAGGGCGCTAATTGCGAAGCCACCGAATTCAGCTCGACGACTGGCGAGCTTTACCTGAAAGCCGAAACCGAGCTTTTGCAGAATGATAATCCGCAGGCCGCTCTCAGTGCGTTGAACCAGCTGCGTAATCAGGAGCTGAACTGCTATGAGCAGGGCGCGATTCTGAAGCTGGGTGCCGCGATCAAGATCGAAGCAGGCGACTATGCAGGCGCCGTTCGCGATCTCGAACAGGCTATCAACCAGGGCTACATTCCCGCCAGCGAGCGCAAGAACACCTATTACAACATCTTCCAGATCTATCTGAGCCAGAACAATCTGGAAAAGGCGCTGGAATACTCTCAGAAGTGGACCCAGGCTGGCGGTACGCCAGACCGCGACGGCAAGTGGCAGCTTGCTGTGGTCAACCAGAAGCTCGGCCGCAATCAGGAAGCGCTTCGTTGGGCCGAAGAAGTCTTCCGCACTGATGGTCCGAACGCAGAGCGTCAGGTCTATGACTTCCTGATCTTCCTCTATGACGAGACCGGCCAGCGCGCGAAGAAGGCGGAGCTTCTTGAGACGCTTCTCGCCCGTAACCCGAATGAGCGTCGTCTGTGGGACGCGATCGCTGGCGACTATTTCGCTGGTGAGCAGGAGCGCAAGGCGTTCGAAGTCCAGAAAGCCATGTATCTCGGCGGTATCCTCACCAAAGAGGACGAGATCATGCGCATCGTGAACTTCTACAACCGGTTCAACGCGCCTTATCAGGCCGCTCAGGTCCTCGAGAAGGAAATGAATGCCGGCCGCGTTTCCAAGACGTATGAGCGGATGGAACTTCTCGCCAACCTCTATCAGGTGGCACGTGAGTTCGACCGCGCCATTCCGGTGATTGAGGAAGCAGCCCGCATGAACAATAGCGGCGCGATGTATGAGCGCCTCGGCCGCTCCTATGCTGAGCTTCAGGAATGGGCAGAAGCCGAAGAAGCACTGACCCGCGCGCTGAATACCGGCGGCGTTCAGGATCGCGGTCTTGCCTGGGTCCTGATCGGTCAATCACGTTATGAGCGCGGCGACCGTGCTGGCGCTCGTGAAGCCTTCTCCAACGCCAACAATCGTGGTGGCCGCGGTTGGCTCGATTTCATGCGCTCTGAAGAGCAGACCGAAGCTGCGCTTGTCCGCTTCGAAGCCCAGAGCCTCGTGCAGGACACCGAGAACGAAAAGCGTCGCTGTGAGCAGCTCGCCGTTCTGGGTGAAGGCAATGCGCCTGAAGCCTGTTCAACGGTCGATGAGCGCCTCGCTGAGGCCCGCGCCGAATTCCAGCGGATCAGCGGCAGCTAG
- a CDS encoding TonB family protein: MFQNSLLRPIVGLPIAAAIVIGLFSFMKSMISSEFIPPEPEAAREIVVLTMPDDPPSKPQVTPRPEQLDLATPPPPVPPFKASAGDVSLTPVAFTPVDTRLDTGSLLDRLVISPVAINERDIRPIQPPSVVYPAPMEARGIEGSCEVHLSVDPQGRPFNVDAICSHDGFRREAERAVKQVRFVPKIVKGTPVTRTGVVYPLEFGIED; this comes from the coding sequence ATGTTTCAGAATTCCCTCTTGCGGCCGATCGTTGGTCTGCCAATTGCTGCAGCCATCGTCATCGGTCTGTTTTCATTCATGAAATCAATGATCAGTAGCGAATTTATCCCGCCAGAGCCCGAAGCCGCGCGCGAGATCGTCGTCCTCACAATGCCCGACGACCCACCGAGCAAGCCGCAGGTTACCCCACGGCCAGAACAACTCGACCTTGCCACGCCGCCGCCGCCAGTGCCGCCTTTCAAGGCGTCCGCCGGTGACGTCTCATTGACCCCGGTGGCGTTCACGCCGGTCGACACGCGTCTCGATACTGGAAGCCTGTTGGATCGGCTGGTCATCTCGCCAGTGGCAATCAATGAGCGTGACATACGGCCAATTCAGCCGCCGAGTGTCGTCTATCCGGCCCCGATGGAGGCACGCGGCATCGAAGGTAGCTGCGAGGTACACTTGAGCGTCGATCCACAGGGGCGGCCATTCAACGTGGACGCTATCTGCAGTCATGACGGCTTTCGCCGCGAGGCTGAGCGTGCCGTGAAACAGGTCAGATTCGTGCCAAAAATCGTAAAAGGTACGCCTGTGACGCGAACTGGCGTTGTCTATCCGCTCGAATTTGGCATTGAAGACTGA
- a CDS encoding TonB family protein, producing the protein MFSNPIIRLIIGIPLAAIVVFALFTFMYKMINQDYEQPENAEQRVLERITPADDSQEVRTRARNKPQRLDSADKPPPPPKMSASRSDIDLPTPSIQGAAPTELNVDRLDSLAIDPVAISDRDAQPIRPPVPTYPQRAAERGIEGTCDVRFDVDTRGRPYNVQANCSDSVFKREAERAVQRVEFAPKIVRGQPAERRNVVYPLQFQLDG; encoded by the coding sequence ATGTTTTCTAATCCAATTATCCGACTGATTATTGGTATTCCGCTCGCGGCGATCGTGGTGTTCGCGCTCTTCACGTTCATGTACAAGATGATCAACCAGGACTATGAGCAGCCGGAAAATGCCGAGCAGCGCGTCCTTGAGCGTATCACGCCTGCAGACGACAGCCAGGAGGTGCGGACACGCGCCCGGAACAAGCCGCAGCGGCTCGATTCCGCGGACAAGCCGCCGCCACCACCGAAAATGTCGGCTTCGCGTTCTGACATCGATCTTCCGACGCCTAGCATCCAGGGTGCTGCGCCAACGGAGCTCAATGTCGACCGTCTCGACTCGCTTGCGATCGACCCGGTTGCCATCTCGGACCGTGACGCCCAGCCGATCCGTCCGCCGGTGCCAACCTATCCTCAGCGCGCAGCTGAGCGGGGCATCGAAGGTACCTGCGACGTCCGTTTCGATGTGGACACACGTGGCCGTCCTTACAACGTGCAGGCCAACTGCAGCGATAGCGTCTTCAAGCGTGAAGCAGAGCGTGCGGTTCAGCGCGTCGAATTCGCGCCGAAGATCGTTCGCGGTCAGCCTGCAGAGCGTCGCAATGTGGTCTATCCGCTCCAGTTCCAACTGGACGGCTAA
- a CDS encoding biopolymer transporter ExbD has product MARRKRILASDSSAEDDVNLTPMLDVVFILLIFFIVTAQFIKEPGVEISRTEVDNTERQNPLGILIAIDEESDIYIDKEVVTLQEVGFRIRELREDNPKGRLVVQADQDSDAGVLISLLEIINNEDGLTAVPVSVERE; this is encoded by the coding sequence ATGGCACGTAGAAAACGTATTTTGGCGTCCGATTCGTCTGCTGAAGATGATGTAAACCTCACGCCCATGCTTGACGTGGTGTTCATCCTCCTCATCTTCTTCATTGTGACCGCACAGTTCATCAAGGAGCCTGGTGTCGAAATCAGCAGGACCGAAGTGGACAATACCGAGCGGCAAAACCCTCTCGGTATCCTGATCGCGATCGATGAAGAGAGCGATATCTACATCGACAAGGAAGTCGTGACGCTTCAGGAAGTCGGTTTCCGTATTCGCGAACTTCGCGAAGACAATCCGAAAGGGCGCCTCGTCGTCCAGGCGGACCAGGATTCTGACGCGGGTGTTCTGATCTCGTTGCTGGAGATCATCAACAACGAAGATGGTTTGACCGCAGTGCCGGTTTCCGTCGAGCGAGAATAG
- a CDS encoding biopolymer transporter ExbD encodes MRGRQSKQADEASVDLTPMLDVVFILLIFFIVTSTFIQEEALGLEPPPPPSQAESNPDQSAILIYVGEDNLITVNGRLTDIGGVRANMERLRAENPESALIIQAHPQARTGTIVKIRDEAYNAQMTRVNIVQSES; translated from the coding sequence ATGCGAGGCAGACAATCGAAACAGGCCGATGAGGCAAGCGTCGATCTTACGCCGATGCTGGATGTGGTCTTCATCCTTCTCATCTTCTTCATTGTGACATCGACCTTCATCCAGGAGGAGGCGCTTGGCCTTGAGCCACCGCCGCCGCCGTCACAAGCCGAAAGCAACCCGGACCAGTCCGCAATTCTCATTTACGTCGGTGAGGACAACCTCATCACCGTGAATGGCCGTCTGACGGATATCGGTGGTGTTCGGGCGAACATGGAGCGTCTGCGGGCAGAAAACCCTGAGAGCGCGCTCATCATCCAGGCCCATCCTCAGGCTCGCACCGGCACGATCGTGAAGATCCGTGACGAGGCGTACAATGCCCAGATGACCCGGGTGAACATCGTTCAGAGTGAAAGTTAG
- a CDS encoding MotA/TolQ/ExbB proton channel family protein — translation MGLGLNQLEEFLARGGPVLLVIMVATFIMWALILERLFYFRLAHKSVAREAIEEWNARSDRKSVLAHWVRDKLISEVRMKAEANVQMTKAMVALAPLLGLLGTVTGMVAVFDVMAITDGADAKSMSGGVSQATIPTMAGMVASISGILFTSGMDRKVNRLVQGVEDEMEIA, via the coding sequence ATGGGACTAGGACTTAACCAGCTTGAAGAATTTCTGGCGCGTGGCGGGCCCGTCCTGCTTGTCATCATGGTGGCGACGTTCATCATGTGGGCGCTTATTCTGGAACGGCTGTTCTACTTCCGCCTGGCCCACAAATCGGTCGCTCGTGAAGCGATCGAAGAGTGGAACGCCCGGTCGGACCGCAAGTCAGTGCTGGCACACTGGGTTCGCGACAAGCTGATCTCGGAAGTCCGGATGAAAGCTGAAGCGAACGTCCAGATGACCAAGGCAATGGTGGCTCTCGCTCCACTGCTCGGTCTTCTGGGTACAGTGACCGGCATGGTCGCGGTGTTCGATGTGATGGCAATCACCGACGGTGCTGATGCCAAATCCATGTCTGGCGGTGTGTCGCAAGCGACGATTCCGACCATGGCAGGGATGGTCGCATCCATCTCCGGTATCCTGTTCACCTCCGGCATGGACCGTAAGGTCAATCGCCTGGTGCAGGGCGTAGAAGACGAAATGGAGATTGCATAA
- a CDS encoding MotA/TolQ/ExbB proton channel family protein: MKNFKKSLQTLGAAALVAGSAFTITAPAVAQNSNVSLSDILRRVQQDSQQMSAEDQRRLQEFRQETAEQQSRMSEARSQLQAAEARGRALSAEFDENERQLSELSAELETQAGDFGELLGQFRTAAGETMPIIRESLSNYEYGGRAEKLAEVSEARSLPTREDLDALPKAMLQEMIAQSEVKTFTTSVAGAGPEGEIADVELMRVGIFTAATTDDVRFVEVITEDTDEPYLRVLKAQPGGNFASAMRSLINSEPGETVITPVDPSKGDLFAVAGEMPTFEQRIQQGGTVGYVILTLLAIGAVFAIFKIVTLFLMGSAMRRTAKTRKAGTGNPLARVFEAYEQNKHQDLESLELKLDEQILRESPKIERFNDVVKVLAAVAPLLGLLGTVIGMIITFTAITNFGAGDPKLMAGGISVALMTTVLGLVAAIPLLLLHAIASSMARGNQQILDEQAAGPVAERAESNTVTA, encoded by the coding sequence ATGAAAAACTTCAAGAAGTCTCTGCAGACCCTTGGCGCGGCAGCGCTTGTTGCAGGTTCTGCATTTACGATTACCGCCCCTGCCGTCGCGCAGAACAGCAATGTGTCGCTCAGCGACATTCTGCGCCGCGTCCAGCAGGACTCCCAGCAGATGTCGGCTGAAGACCAGCGCCGTCTGCAGGAATTCCGTCAGGAAACGGCTGAGCAGCAGTCCCGTATGTCCGAAGCTCGTTCGCAGCTTCAGGCAGCCGAGGCTCGCGGCCGCGCCCTTTCGGCAGAATTCGACGAAAACGAGCGTCAGCTTTCCGAACTGTCCGCCGAGCTTGAAACCCAGGCTGGTGACTTCGGCGAACTGCTTGGTCAGTTCCGTACCGCCGCTGGTGAGACGATGCCGATCATTCGTGAATCGCTCTCCAACTACGAGTATGGTGGCCGTGCCGAGAAACTCGCTGAAGTTTCCGAAGCCCGTTCGCTTCCGACCCGCGAAGACCTGGACGCCCTTCCTAAAGCCATGCTGCAGGAAATGATCGCCCAGTCTGAGGTCAAGACCTTCACGACGTCCGTTGCTGGCGCTGGCCCAGAAGGCGAAATTGCAGACGTCGAGCTGATGCGTGTCGGTATCTTCACCGCTGCAACGACCGACGATGTCCGCTTCGTCGAGGTCATCACGGAAGACACCGATGAGCCTTACCTGCGCGTGCTCAAGGCACAGCCAGGCGGTAACTTCGCATCCGCAATGCGCAGCCTGATCAACTCTGAGCCAGGCGAAACCGTGATCACCCCGGTTGACCCATCCAAGGGTGACCTGTTCGCAGTTGCCGGCGAAATGCCGACCTTCGAACAGCGCATCCAGCAAGGTGGTACGGTTGGTTACGTGATCCTGACCCTTCTGGCGATCGGCGCTGTGTTCGCGATCTTCAAGATCGTCACGCTCTTCCTCATGGGTTCCGCGATGCGCCGCACCGCCAAGACCCGCAAGGCAGGTACCGGCAACCCGCTGGCCCGCGTCTTCGAGGCTTACGAGCAGAACAAGCATCAGGATCTTGAGTCCCTCGAGCTGAAGCTTGACGAGCAGATCCTCCGCGAATCGCCGAAAATCGAGCGCTTCAACGACGTCGTTAAGGTTCTTGCCGCTGTTGCACCGCTTCTCGGCCTTCTCGGTACGGTTATCGGTATGATCATCACCTTTACCGCCATCACCAACTTCGGTGCCGGCGATCCGAAGCTGATGGCAGGCGGTATCTCGGTTGCTCTCATGACGACGGTTCTTGGTCTCGTCGCAGCTATCCCGCTGCTTCTGCTCCACGCCATCGCGTCCTCCATGGCACGTGGCAACCAGCAGATCCTCGATGAGCAAGCCGCAGGCCCCGTTGCTGAGCGTGCAGAGTCCAACACGGTGACGGCTTAA
- a CDS encoding DUF3450 domain-containing protein, translating to MKEVLTPARGVIAAALIAGLAMPAVAQSQLRQALDTGEQATRRAEQVQEQINQLDDQRSDLVSEFRTLLQRTQAAQLYARQQEKVVESQRRELESLTEQLGRVDEITAQTTPMLLDMIADLEAFVQADLPFRTEERMERIATLRAAMENAQVPIVEQYRLIIEAYKSEMEYGRTIDTWPQELDINGNTVMVDMFLYGRVALVYMSPDRRYAARWDRNEQQWVPVENRFKEDIATAIKVAKGTTTPSVLYAPASKLDVEV from the coding sequence ATGAAAGAAGTACTGACACCGGCGCGGGGTGTTATCGCGGCGGCTCTTATCGCCGGGCTGGCAATGCCAGCAGTGGCGCAAAGCCAGTTGCGCCAGGCGCTTGACACCGGCGAACAGGCAACCCGCAGAGCCGAGCAGGTGCAGGAGCAGATCAACCAGCTCGACGATCAACGGTCCGACCTGGTGAGCGAATTCCGCACCCTTCTCCAGCGCACGCAGGCAGCGCAGCTTTATGCGCGCCAGCAGGAGAAAGTCGTAGAAAGCCAGCGCCGCGAGCTTGAATCGCTTACCGAGCAGCTTGGCCGCGTTGACGAGATCACCGCACAGACGACGCCAATGCTTCTGGACATGATCGCAGACCTCGAGGCCTTCGTTCAGGCGGACCTTCCATTCCGCACCGAAGAGCGCATGGAGCGCATCGCTACCCTTCGTGCAGCGATGGAAAACGCACAGGTCCCGATCGTCGAACAATACCGCCTGATCATCGAGGCTTATAAGTCCGAGATGGAATATGGCCGTACGATCGACACCTGGCCGCAGGAACTCGACATCAACGGCAATACCGTGATGGTCGACATGTTCCTCTATGGCCGCGTCGCACTCGTCTACATGTCGCCTGACCGCCGCTATGCAGCCCGCTGGGACCGCAATGAGCAGCAGTGGGTGCCGGTCGAGAACCGCTTCAAGGAAGACATCGCCACCGCGATCAAGGTCGCAAAAGGCACCACGACGCCGAGCGTTCTTTACGCACCGGCTTCCAAGCTTGATGTCGAAGTCTAA